One Nocardioides oleivorans DNA segment encodes these proteins:
- a CDS encoding S66 family peptidase → MTQSVRFPRPLRPGDRIGVTSPSAGVAGAAATRIGFCIEWLRERGYDVVVGECMDGTGLTSAPAEQRAAELTRMLADPDIRCVLPPWGGETAIDLVDLIDYDLLADAEPTWLVGFSDLSTVLVPLATRLGWATLHGDNLADTPYDVPDGLLHWLDLASGEGPFVQRDSGVVTDWWRFEEDPRATTWKHVGTSRWELEGGGSLDVTGRLIGGCVETTANVAGTAYGDVRTWADGLDEPTIVYVEACEEDAVNICRYLHSLRLAGWFDRAVAALVGSTNAPDHPDLTQRGAVLDALGRLDLPIVWDLEIGHVPPHLPLVNGALARVVVDGETRQITQTLS, encoded by the coding sequence ATGACCCAGTCGGTCCGCTTCCCGCGCCCCCTCCGCCCCGGTGACCGGATCGGTGTCACCTCGCCGTCCGCCGGTGTCGCCGGGGCTGCTGCGACCCGGATCGGGTTCTGCATCGAGTGGTTGCGCGAGCGCGGGTACGACGTGGTGGTCGGGGAGTGCATGGACGGCACCGGCCTGACGTCCGCGCCCGCCGAGCAGCGCGCCGCCGAGCTGACGCGGATGCTCGCCGACCCCGACATCCGCTGCGTCCTTCCGCCGTGGGGCGGCGAGACCGCGATCGACCTCGTCGACCTGATCGACTACGACCTGCTCGCCGACGCGGAGCCGACGTGGCTGGTCGGCTTCTCAGACCTCTCGACGGTCCTCGTCCCGCTCGCCACCCGCCTCGGCTGGGCGACCCTCCACGGCGACAACCTCGCCGACACGCCGTACGACGTCCCCGACGGGCTGCTCCACTGGCTCGACCTCGCGAGCGGTGAGGGGCCGTTCGTCCAGCGGGACTCCGGCGTGGTCACCGACTGGTGGCGGTTCGAGGAGGACCCCCGCGCCACCACCTGGAAGCACGTCGGGACGAGTCGCTGGGAGCTCGAGGGCGGCGGCAGCCTGGATGTGACCGGCCGTCTCATCGGCGGCTGCGTGGAGACCACCGCGAACGTCGCCGGCACCGCCTACGGCGACGTCCGCACGTGGGCGGACGGGCTCGACGAGCCCACGATCGTGTACGTCGAGGCCTGCGAGGAGGACGCGGTGAACATCTGCCGCTACCTCCACTCCCTGCGGCTGGCGGGCTGGTTCGACCGCGCGGTCGCTGCGCTGGTCGGAAGCACGAACGCCCCGGACCACCCGGACCTGACCCAGCGAGGGGCGGTCCTCGACGCGCTCGGGCGGCTCGACCTGCCGATCGTCTGGGACCTCGAGATCGGGCACGTGCCGCCCCACCTGCCGCTGGTCAACGGTGCGCTCGCGCGCGTGGTGGTCGACGGCGAGACCCGGCAGATCACCCAGACGCTCTCCTGA
- a CDS encoding 4a-hydroxytetrahydrobiopterin dehydratase, whose amino-acid sequence MSEVDPKARLTHDQILDAGLDDWRKVLNRIRARFRTGDFATGVALVDRIGAAADEADHHPDVSLTYPEVIVTLSSHDVGGITSRDIDLARRISSFAAELGAEADTSGLTMLEPGLDTAAPERLGAFYAALLGGDVSNGEPVDPSGQVPGLWFQKGERGASDLPAQDHEQRWHFDVWVPHDEGERRLAAVLAAGGTLVSDAEAPAFWVVEDADGNRSCICTPLDRG is encoded by the coding sequence ATGAGCGAAGTGGACCCGAAGGCACGACTCACCCACGACCAGATCCTCGACGCCGGCCTCGACGACTGGCGCAAGGTGCTCAACCGGATCCGGGCGCGCTTCCGCACCGGTGACTTCGCCACGGGTGTGGCGTTGGTCGACAGGATCGGCGCTGCGGCCGACGAGGCCGACCACCACCCCGACGTCTCGCTCACCTATCCCGAGGTGATCGTGACGCTGAGCAGCCACGACGTCGGCGGCATCACCAGCCGTGACATCGACCTCGCCCGCCGGATCAGCAGCTTCGCGGCCGAGCTCGGCGCCGAGGCCGACACGTCCGGGCTCACGATGCTCGAGCCCGGCCTCGACACGGCCGCTCCCGAGCGGCTCGGAGCGTTCTACGCCGCCCTCCTCGGCGGCGACGTGAGCAACGGGGAGCCCGTCGACCCGAGCGGGCAGGTGCCCGGCCTGTGGTTCCAGAAGGGCGAGCGCGGAGCGTCCGACCTCCCCGCCCAGGACCACGAGCAGCGCTGGCACTTCGACGTGTGGGTGCCCCACGACGAGGGGGAGCGGCGTCTCGCCGCCGTCCTCGCTGCCGGCGGCACCCTCGTCAGCGACGCCGAGGCTCCGGCCTTCTGGGTCGTGGAGGACGCCGACGGCAACCGGTCGTGCATCTGCACCCCGCTCGACCGGGGCTGA
- a CDS encoding VOC family protein, which translates to MGESRALRFSEVQAEDGLADWRMMFQTLETRFATGGFTRGLELVAYIGGVAEELGHTPELDLRATTLHVRLISRDVFGVTQRDLALARGISGVAAELGVPADPAAVEIVELALDTPDHAEVKPFWRAVLGYDDHPLHDAEVRDLAGTGPALWFQRTDPHETPRQRFHLDIRVAPELVAPRTEAALAAGGTLVSDDRAPAFIVLADPQGNQACLTTGLGRD; encoded by the coding sequence GTGGGGGAGAGCAGGGCGCTGCGCTTCAGCGAGGTCCAGGCCGAGGACGGCCTCGCCGACTGGCGGATGATGTTCCAGACCCTCGAGACGAGGTTCGCCACGGGTGGCTTCACGCGCGGGCTCGAGCTGGTGGCGTACATCGGTGGGGTGGCCGAGGAGCTCGGCCACACGCCGGAGCTCGACCTCCGGGCGACCACGCTCCACGTGCGACTGATCAGCCGCGACGTCTTCGGCGTGACCCAGCGCGACCTCGCGCTGGCCCGCGGGATCAGCGGCGTCGCCGCCGAGCTCGGGGTGCCGGCCGACCCGGCGGCCGTGGAGATCGTCGAGCTGGCGCTCGACACCCCCGACCACGCCGAGGTCAAGCCGTTCTGGCGGGCCGTCCTGGGCTACGACGACCACCCGCTCCACGACGCCGAGGTGCGCGACCTGGCGGGCACCGGCCCGGCGCTGTGGTTCCAGCGCACCGACCCGCACGAGACGCCCCGGCAGCGCTTCCACCTCGACATCCGGGTCGCCCCGGAGCTGGTTGCGCCGCGCACCGAGGCGGCGCTCGCCGCCGGCGGGACGCTGGTGAGCGACGATCGCGCCCCGGCGTTCATCGTCCTCGCCGACCCGCAGGGCAACCAGGCCTGCCTCACCACGGGTCTCGGGCGCGACTGA
- a CDS encoding acetolactate synthase large subunit translates to MTEQGGQVTGAQSLVTSLEAAGVTEIFGIPGGTILPAYDPLMDSTRIRHILVRHEQGAGHAAQGYAAATGRVGVCMATSGPGATNLVTPLADAMMDSVPLVAVTGQVAASMIGTDAFQEADIRGITMPVTKHNFLVTDPAQIPRTIAEAFHIASTGRPGPVLVDIAKSAQQQMTTYAWPTELNLPGYRPVTTPHAKQIKEAVRLIREAKRPVLYVGGGVIRANASRELAQLATLTGIPVVTTLMARGAFPDSHPQHLGMPGMHGTVAAVAGLQKSDLIISLGARFDDRVTGNLDSFAPNALVIHADIDPAEIGKNRHVDVPIVGDCKEVIAQLVALLQAEGADGDYEGWVAFLSGVKKTYALGYDAPDDGSLAPQYVLERLSAIAGPDSIYAAGVGQHQMWASQFIGYENPRTWINSGGLGTMGYAVPAAMGAKVGMPDTTVWAIDGDGCFQMTNQELATCAINDIPIKVAIINNESLGMVRQWQTLFYNERYSNTDLHSKRIPDFVKLADAYGCVGLACETPEEVDATIEKAMSINDQPVVVDFRVHRDAMVWPMVAAGASNDEIRYARDLAPQFDEDDI, encoded by the coding sequence ATGACGGAGCAGGGCGGACAGGTCACCGGCGCGCAGAGCCTGGTGACGTCTCTCGAAGCGGCCGGGGTCACCGAGATCTTCGGCATCCCGGGCGGCACCATCCTCCCGGCCTACGACCCCTTGATGGACTCGACGCGGATCCGGCACATCCTGGTCCGCCACGAGCAGGGCGCCGGCCACGCCGCCCAGGGGTACGCCGCGGCGACCGGCCGGGTCGGCGTGTGCATGGCCACCTCGGGCCCGGGCGCGACCAACCTCGTGACGCCGCTCGCGGACGCGATGATGGACTCGGTGCCGCTGGTGGCGGTGACCGGCCAGGTCGCGGCGTCGATGATCGGCACCGACGCCTTCCAGGAGGCGGACATCCGCGGCATCACGATGCCGGTGACCAAGCACAACTTCCTGGTCACCGACCCGGCCCAGATCCCGCGCACGATCGCCGAGGCGTTCCACATCGCCTCGACCGGTCGCCCCGGTCCGGTCCTGGTCGACATCGCTAAGTCGGCGCAGCAGCAGATGACGACCTACGCCTGGCCCACCGAGCTCAACCTGCCCGGCTACCGCCCGGTGACCACGCCGCACGCCAAGCAGATCAAGGAGGCCGTGCGCCTCATCCGCGAGGCGAAGCGACCGGTCCTCTACGTCGGCGGCGGCGTCATCCGTGCCAACGCCTCGCGCGAGCTCGCCCAGCTCGCCACGCTGACCGGCATCCCCGTGGTCACCACCCTGATGGCCCGCGGCGCCTTCCCCGACAGCCACCCGCAGCACCTCGGCATGCCCGGGATGCACGGCACCGTCGCCGCCGTGGCGGGCCTGCAGAAGAGCGACCTGATCATCAGCCTCGGCGCCCGCTTCGACGACCGCGTCACCGGCAACCTCGACTCGTTCGCGCCCAACGCGCTCGTCATCCACGCCGACATCGACCCGGCCGAGATCGGCAAGAACCGGCACGTGGACGTGCCGATCGTCGGCGACTGCAAGGAGGTCATCGCCCAGCTGGTGGCGCTCCTGCAGGCCGAGGGCGCGGACGGCGACTACGAGGGGTGGGTGGCGTTCCTGTCCGGCGTGAAGAAGACCTACGCCCTGGGCTACGACGCCCCGGACGACGGCTCGCTCGCCCCGCAGTACGTCCTCGAGCGGCTCAGCGCGATCGCCGGGCCCGACTCGATCTACGCCGCAGGCGTCGGCCAGCACCAGATGTGGGCCTCGCAGTTCATCGGCTACGAGAACCCGCGCACGTGGATCAACTCCGGCGGCCTCGGCACCATGGGCTACGCGGTGCCCGCCGCGATGGGCGCCAAGGTCGGCATGCCCGACACCACCGTCTGGGCGATCGACGGCGACGGCTGCTTCCAGATGACCAACCAGGAGCTCGCCACCTGCGCCATCAACGACATCCCGATCAAGGTCGCGATCATCAACAACGAGTCGCTCGGCATGGTCCGCCAGTGGCAGACGCTCTTCTACAACGAGCGCTACTCCAACACCGACCTGCACTCCAAGCGGATCCCCGACTTCGTCAAGCTCGCCGACGCCTACGGCTGCGTGGGCCTGGCGTGCGAGACGCCGGAGGAGGTCGACGCGACGATCGAGAAGGCCATGTCGATCAACGACCAGCCCGTCGTGGTCGACTTCCGTGTGCACCGCGACGCGATGGTGTGGCCGATGGTGGCCGCCGGCGCCAGCAACGACGAGATCCGGTACGCGCGCGACCTGGCGCCCCAGTTCGACGAGGACGACATCTGA